A region of the Thermodesulfobium sp. 4217-1 genome:
GCCATAAGTCATCCTCAATGCGGTATGAAGTCTCTTTTCTTCTTCTGGCATAAGCTCTATATCCTTCCAAAACTTTGATGCCACCACATTACATGCAATATCCAAAGGCAAGCCGTGCTTTCTAACCAATAGATCAAATGTATATGCGATTACCTCAGTGTCAGTTAAAAGTACACATTCGTAACCGTAAGTTTCCAGAAATCTTTTATTGATACCGTATGAGGAAATCTCGCCATTGTGAACCACAGTCCAGTCAAGAATAGAAAATGGATGAGCACCTGCCCACCAACCAGGCGTGTTTGTCGGGAATCTCCCGTGTGCAGTCCATATATACGCTCCATATTTTTCGAGCATAAAAAATCTTCCAATATCTTCTGGATATCCAACACCTTTAAAAACTCCCATATTTTTTCCTGAAGAATTTACGTAAGAACCGGGTATCCTTGTATTGACCAGCATTACCAACTTTACTACAAAGTCATCTGCATGCATATTTTTTGCTACCAGTTTTTCTGGTTTCGGTAAAACGAAATATCTCCACAGAAGAGGAGG
Encoded here:
- a CDS encoding glutamine amidotransferase family protein, whose product is MIPALEHIPSGCAAAGIMNKSGIRISGDAIMDMMSVMHSRSNGLGGGFAAYGIYPETPDNYCLHIMFDTESAKREVDSLIEENFIVERQERIPTKIINEIKDPPLLWRYFVLPKPEKLVAKNMHADDFVVKLVMLVNTRIPGSYVNSSGKNMGVFKGVGYPEDIGRFFMLEKYGAYIWTAHGRFPTNTPGWWAGAHPFSILDWTVVHNGEISSYGINKRFLETYGYECVLLTDTEVIAYTFDLLVRKHGLPLDIACNVVASKFWKDIELMPEEEKRLHTALRMTYGNLLLNGPFAIIVATNNYMMGLNDRIKLRPLVYGKKGEFSYLASEESSIRKVEGNLDDVYSLVAGKPLKVEVNKDVCA